Proteins encoded by one window of Manihot esculenta cultivar AM560-2 chromosome 10, M.esculenta_v8, whole genome shotgun sequence:
- the LOC110624565 gene encoding LOB domain-containing protein 15 — protein MSRERERFDEIGKKIKRESDVSSQMGRRHMLGPPGTLNTITPCAACKLLRRRCAQECPFSPYFSPHEPQKFASVHKVFGASNVSKMLMEVPEGQRADAANSLVYEANVRLRDPVYGCMGAISALQQQVQSLQAELNAVRAEILKYKYREANILPSSHVALLSTGAVSVAAQSPSLPPPPTTLPPPPPPPPPPPPLSPLSSSSSIYTHHQATSATDYSTISNENVSFFG, from the exons ATGTCCAGAGAAAG GGAGAGATTTGATGAGATAGGGAAGAAGATCAAGAGAGAATCAGATGTCTCATCTCAAATGGGAAGAAGACACATGTTGGGTCCACCTGGAACCCTAAATACAATTACTCCTTGTGCTGCTTGTAAGCTCttgagaagaagatgtgctCAAGAATGTCCCTTTTCTCCATATTTCTCCCCACATGAACCCCAAAAGTTTGCTTCTGTTCACAAAGTTTTTGGTGCCAGTAATGTCTCCAAGATGCTAATG GAGGTTCCAGAGGGCCAAAGAGCAGATGCAGCCAATAGTCTTGTATATGAAGCTAATGTAAGGCTAAGAGATCCTGTTTATGGATGCATGGGTGCAATTTCAGCTTTGCAGCAACAAGTTCAGTCCTTACAAGCTGAACTTAATGCAGTAAGGGCTGAAATTCTCAAATACAAATATAGAGAAGCAAATattctaccttcttctcatgTAGCTTTGCTTTCTACTGGGGCCGTTTCTGTTGCTGCACAATCTCCATCTCTACCTCCTCCGCCGACGACGCTGCCtccccctcctcctcctcctcctccccctcctcctctttctcctctttcatcttcttcttccattTACACTCATCACCAGGCAACCAGTGCCACCGATTATAGCACCATTTCAAATGAAAATGTCTCCTTCTTTGGTTAA
- the LOC110624043 gene encoding WEB family protein At2g40480 isoform X3, with protein MADTPDSVAEPVPGTPGIREVRSDMGTESFGLCAQQNVAKHGTRKVGLRAEIDTSPPFGSVKEAVTRFGGSGSWIPYYKQGFEEIDIKKVEEQAAELEKDLIVKELETLDVLEELGTTKRIVEELKLQLQKEALRCMTIPDEQMSSPAIKEMNKENCSFHVDKRVQRMENLSPCPTSSPDMILMELKQAKLNLGVLSLEEELKQARVKPCIADSAVTDYKAQQLKKMAEAEKSEVSKAILANEQTKTNLRTAELRLLAAKKMEEAARAAEAVALAEIKALSSNETSSGFVLPEPEKVASFEARTPLTPRAQKVEALAKKVEVAKLQKREANITKMSILRKLRDATEDVKQSKLALEEALNKVEMANRKQFAAEEAIRKWKPENDQEGQTPYYATRFNSFHMHQPDTDQDSPLNEMRNSNLANDDPKPILRSTVSMRDVLSRKQVLKEDYVMARPTEGREERQKVALSQMLHELREDLTFHPRTEKDSNDQKQLFTQRRKFGFIHISLPMTKPSKKKTQDFNNVMH; from the exons ATGGCGGATACTCCGGATTCTGTCGCTGAACCGGTACCTGGCACGCCTGGAATTCGGGAAGTTAGGTCCGATATGGGGACTGAGAGTTTCGGGCTTTGCGCCCAACAGAATGTCGCTAAGCACGGGACGAGGAAGGTGGGTTTGCGAGCAGAGATTGATACCTCGCCGCCGTTCGGGTCCGTCAAGGAGGCTGTGACCCGGTTTGGAGGAAGTGGGTCTTGGATTCCATATTACAag CAGGGGTTTGAGGAGATAGACATaaagaaagttgaggaacaagcaGCAGAATTGGAGAAGGATCTTATCGTGAAAGAATTGGAAACGCTTGATGTTCTTGAAGAACTTGGAACGACAAAAAGAATTGTTGAAGAGTTAAAGCTACAGCTACAGAAAGAAGCGCTGAGATGTATGACAATCCCGGATGAGCAGATGTCAAGTCCTGCTATCAAGGAAATGAACAAGGAAAATTGTAGCTTTCATGTGGACAAGCGAGTGCAGAGGATGGAAAATTTGAGCCCTTGCCCTACGTCATCCCCTGACATGATCTTAATGGAATTGAAGCAAGCAAAACTAAACCTTG GGGTGTTGTCTTTGGAGGAGGAGCTAAAACAAGCAAGAGTGAAACCATGTATTGCAGACAGTGCTGTAACTGATTACAAGGCACAGCAGTTGAAGAAAATGGCTGAAGCTGAGAAGTCAGAAGTTTCAAAAGCAATTTTAGCTAATGAACAAACCAAGACAAATTTAAGGACTGCTGAATTGAGGTTGCTTGCAGCAAAAAAAATGGAGGAAGCAGCAAGGGCAGCAGAAGCTGTTGCCCTAGCCGAAATCAAGGCTTTATCAAGCAATGAGACCTCATCAGGATTTGTACTGCCAGAGCCCGAGAAAGTAGCCTCATTTGAAGCACGTACTCCTCTGACCCCTAGAGCTCAAAAAGTTGAGGCGCTTGCCAAGAAAGTAGAGGTTGCGAAGCTCCAAAAGCGTGAAGCTAATATCACAAAAATGTCTATTCTTAGGAAATTGAGAGATGCAACAGAAGACGTAAAACAAAGTAAACTTGCCCTAGAAGAAGCGCTGAACAAAGTTGAAATGGCAAACAGAAAGCAATTTGCTGCTGAAGAGGCAATTCGCAAATGGAAGCCGGAGAATGATCAGGAGGGACAGACACCATATTATGCAACTAGGTTTAATAGTTTCCATATGCACCAACCTGATACCGATCAAGATTCTCCACTAAATGAAATGAGGAATTCCAATCTAGCTAATGATGATCCAAAGCCTATCTTACGATCAACAGTTTCAATGCGTGACGTACTCAGCAGGAAGCAAGTTCTGAAGGAAGACTATGTAATGGCAAGACCAACAGAGGGCCGTGAAGAACGACAGAAGGTGGCATTAAGTCAAATGCTCCATGAACTGAGAGAAGATCTAACATTTCATCCAAGAACTGAGAAAGATTCAAATGATCAAAAGCAATTGTTTACGCAAAGGAGAAAGTTCGGGTTCATTCACATATCCTTGCCTATGACAAAACCAAGTAAGAAAAAGACTCAAGATTTCAACAATGTGATGCATTAG
- the LOC110624043 gene encoding WEB family protein At2g40480 isoform X1, translating to MADTPDSVAEPVPGTPGIREVRSDMGTESFGLCAQQNVAKHGTRKVGLRAEIDTSPPFGSVKEAVTRFGGSGSWIPYYKQGFEEIDIKKVEEQAAELEKDLIVKELETLDVLEELGTTKRIVEELKLQLQKEALRCMTIPDEQMSSPAIKEMNKENCSFHVDKRVQRMENLSPCPTSSPDMILMELKQAKLNLGKTINDLGVIQNSVESLNKKMKKEKTFIEKTRKQLTSKFAGVLSLEEELKQARVKPCIADSAVTDYKAQQLKKMAEAEKSEVSKAILANEQTKTNLRTAELRLLAAKKMEEAARAAEAVALAEIKALSSNETSSGFVLPEPEKVASFEARTPLTPRAQKVEALAKKVEVAKLQKREANITKMSILRKLRDATEDVKQSKLALEEALNKVEMANRKQFAAEEAIRKWKPENDQEGQTPYYATRFNSFHMHQPDTDQDSPLNEMRNSNLANDDPKPILRSTVSMRDVLSRKQVLKEDYVMARPTEGREERQKVALSQMLHELREDLTFHPRTEKDSNDQKQLFTQRRKFGFIHISLPMTKPSKKKTQDFNNVMH from the exons ATGGCGGATACTCCGGATTCTGTCGCTGAACCGGTACCTGGCACGCCTGGAATTCGGGAAGTTAGGTCCGATATGGGGACTGAGAGTTTCGGGCTTTGCGCCCAACAGAATGTCGCTAAGCACGGGACGAGGAAGGTGGGTTTGCGAGCAGAGATTGATACCTCGCCGCCGTTCGGGTCCGTCAAGGAGGCTGTGACCCGGTTTGGAGGAAGTGGGTCTTGGATTCCATATTACAag CAGGGGTTTGAGGAGATAGACATaaagaaagttgaggaacaagcaGCAGAATTGGAGAAGGATCTTATCGTGAAAGAATTGGAAACGCTTGATGTTCTTGAAGAACTTGGAACGACAAAAAGAATTGTTGAAGAGTTAAAGCTACAGCTACAGAAAGAAGCGCTGAGATGTATGACAATCCCGGATGAGCAGATGTCAAGTCCTGCTATCAAGGAAATGAACAAGGAAAATTGTAGCTTTCATGTGGACAAGCGAGTGCAGAGGATGGAAAATTTGAGCCCTTGCCCTACGTCATCCCCTGACATGATCTTAATGGAATTGAAGCAAGCAAAACTAAACCTTGGTAAAACTATTAATGATCTCGGAGTGATTCAAAATTCTGTTGAGTCTTTGaataagaaaatgaagaaagagAAAACCTTTATTGAGAAAACCCGAAAGCAGCTAACATCAAAATTTGCAGGGGTGTTGTCTTTGGAGGAGGAGCTAAAACAAGCAAGAGTGAAACCATGTATTGCAGACAGTGCTGTAACTGATTACAAGGCACAGCAGTTGAAGAAAATGGCTGAAGCTGAGAAGTCAGAAGTTTCAAAAGCAATTTTAGCTAATGAACAAACCAAGACAAATTTAAGGACTGCTGAATTGAGGTTGCTTGCAGCAAAAAAAATGGAGGAAGCAGCAAGGGCAGCAGAAGCTGTTGCCCTAGCCGAAATCAAGGCTTTATCAAGCAATGAGACCTCATCAGGATTTGTACTGCCAGAGCCCGAGAAAGTAGCCTCATTTGAAGCACGTACTCCTCTGACCCCTAGAGCTCAAAAAGTTGAGGCGCTTGCCAAGAAAGTAGAGGTTGCGAAGCTCCAAAAGCGTGAAGCTAATATCACAAAAATGTCTATTCTTAGGAAATTGAGAGATGCAACAGAAGACGTAAAACAAAGTAAACTTGCCCTAGAAGAAGCGCTGAACAAAGTTGAAATGGCAAACAGAAAGCAATTTGCTGCTGAAGAGGCAATTCGCAAATGGAAGCCGGAGAATGATCAGGAGGGACAGACACCATATTATGCAACTAGGTTTAATAGTTTCCATATGCACCAACCTGATACCGATCAAGATTCTCCACTAAATGAAATGAGGAATTCCAATCTAGCTAATGATGATCCAAAGCCTATCTTACGATCAACAGTTTCAATGCGTGACGTACTCAGCAGGAAGCAAGTTCTGAAGGAAGACTATGTAATGGCAAGACCAACAGAGGGCCGTGAAGAACGACAGAAGGTGGCATTAAGTCAAATGCTCCATGAACTGAGAGAAGATCTAACATTTCATCCAAGAACTGAGAAAGATTCAAATGATCAAAAGCAATTGTTTACGCAAAGGAGAAAGTTCGGGTTCATTCACATATCCTTGCCTATGACAAAACCAAGTAAGAAAAAGACTCAAGATTTCAACAATGTGATGCATTAG
- the LOC110625374 gene encoding uncharacterized protein HI_0488 isoform X3: MECSCSNFRSSSSLLLSPSTPSSRLPHSLFASKLRLSQKLKFQNRLVIRNACGFDENGSGNGFPITPNNLFMQEAIGAEYGEGFETFRQDGLLKVDVDFLNDRLQEGFLKRIRYAMKPDEAYGLIFSWDNVVADTRAMKLNVWKQLASEEGKEIPDDGHAQRLMLYAGADHVLHKVLHWETAENEIDRLKLRLSQLYYDHLLRLRESIEGLKAWLDAVARARIPCAVVSSLDRVNMVGTLERMGLKNYFQAIVTEEDGMESIAHKFLSAALKLDRKPSKCVVFEDDPRGITAAHNCTMMAVALIGAHPAKMQV; this comes from the exons ATGGAGTGCAGTTGCAGCAATTTTAGAAGCTCTTCTTCTCTGCTACTCTCTCCCTCTACACCCTCTTCTCGTCTCCCTCACTCTCTCTTCGCTTCCAAGCTCAGATTATCG CAGAAATTAAAGTTTCAGAATCGTTTAGTGATTAGAAACGCTTGTGGGTTCGATGAAAATGGCTCTGGTAATGGATTTCCCATCACCCCCAACAATCTTTTTATGCAAGAG GCAATTGGAGCTGAATATGGAGAAGGATTTGAGACATTTAGACAAGATGGGCTTTTGAAGGTTGATGTG GATTTTTTGAATGATAGACTGCAAGAAGGTTTTCTTAAACGGATACGTTATGCCATGAAACCTGATGAAGCATATGGTCTTATTTTCTCATGGGACAATGTTGTG GCAGATACCCGAGCTATGAAGCTGAATGTGTGGAAGCAGCTTgcatctgaagagg GAAAGGAAATTCCTGATGATGGGCATGCACAAAGGTTGATGTTGTATGCAGGAGCTGATCATGTATTGCATAAG GTATTGCACTGGGAAACAGCAGAAAATGAAATAGATAGATTGAAATTGAGGCTATCACAGCTGTATTATGATCATCTGCTTAGG CTCAGAGAATCCATTGAGGGGCTGAAAGCTTGGCTGGATGCGGTTGCAAGAGCTAGAATTCCGTGTGCTGTTGTTTCAAGTCTAGATCGGGTAAACATGGTTGGGACGCTGGAGCGGATGGGGCTGAAGAACTATTTTCAG GCAATAGTGACCGAGGAAGATGGCATGGAGTCAATAGCTCATAAGTTTCTTTCTGCAGCACTGAAG CTGGATCGGAAACCGTCCAAATGTGTGGTGTTTGAGGATGATCCCAGAGGCATAACTGCTGCGCACAACTGTACTATGATGGCCGTGGCATTGATTGGTGCTCATCCTGC AAAAATGCAGGTATGA
- the LOC110624043 gene encoding WEB family protein At2g40480 isoform X2, whose translation MADTPDSVAEPVPGTPGIREVRSDMGTESFGLCAQQNVAKHGTRKVGLRAEIDTSPPFGSVKEAVTRFGGSGSWIPYYKGFEEIDIKKVEEQAAELEKDLIVKELETLDVLEELGTTKRIVEELKLQLQKEALRCMTIPDEQMSSPAIKEMNKENCSFHVDKRVQRMENLSPCPTSSPDMILMELKQAKLNLGKTINDLGVIQNSVESLNKKMKKEKTFIEKTRKQLTSKFAGVLSLEEELKQARVKPCIADSAVTDYKAQQLKKMAEAEKSEVSKAILANEQTKTNLRTAELRLLAAKKMEEAARAAEAVALAEIKALSSNETSSGFVLPEPEKVASFEARTPLTPRAQKVEALAKKVEVAKLQKREANITKMSILRKLRDATEDVKQSKLALEEALNKVEMANRKQFAAEEAIRKWKPENDQEGQTPYYATRFNSFHMHQPDTDQDSPLNEMRNSNLANDDPKPILRSTVSMRDVLSRKQVLKEDYVMARPTEGREERQKVALSQMLHELREDLTFHPRTEKDSNDQKQLFTQRRKFGFIHISLPMTKPSKKKTQDFNNVMH comes from the exons ATGGCGGATACTCCGGATTCTGTCGCTGAACCGGTACCTGGCACGCCTGGAATTCGGGAAGTTAGGTCCGATATGGGGACTGAGAGTTTCGGGCTTTGCGCCCAACAGAATGTCGCTAAGCACGGGACGAGGAAGGTGGGTTTGCGAGCAGAGATTGATACCTCGCCGCCGTTCGGGTCCGTCAAGGAGGCTGTGACCCGGTTTGGAGGAAGTGGGTCTTGGATTCCATATTACAag GGGTTTGAGGAGATAGACATaaagaaagttgaggaacaagcaGCAGAATTGGAGAAGGATCTTATCGTGAAAGAATTGGAAACGCTTGATGTTCTTGAAGAACTTGGAACGACAAAAAGAATTGTTGAAGAGTTAAAGCTACAGCTACAGAAAGAAGCGCTGAGATGTATGACAATCCCGGATGAGCAGATGTCAAGTCCTGCTATCAAGGAAATGAACAAGGAAAATTGTAGCTTTCATGTGGACAAGCGAGTGCAGAGGATGGAAAATTTGAGCCCTTGCCCTACGTCATCCCCTGACATGATCTTAATGGAATTGAAGCAAGCAAAACTAAACCTTGGTAAAACTATTAATGATCTCGGAGTGATTCAAAATTCTGTTGAGTCTTTGaataagaaaatgaagaaagagAAAACCTTTATTGAGAAAACCCGAAAGCAGCTAACATCAAAATTTGCAGGGGTGTTGTCTTTGGAGGAGGAGCTAAAACAAGCAAGAGTGAAACCATGTATTGCAGACAGTGCTGTAACTGATTACAAGGCACAGCAGTTGAAGAAAATGGCTGAAGCTGAGAAGTCAGAAGTTTCAAAAGCAATTTTAGCTAATGAACAAACCAAGACAAATTTAAGGACTGCTGAATTGAGGTTGCTTGCAGCAAAAAAAATGGAGGAAGCAGCAAGGGCAGCAGAAGCTGTTGCCCTAGCCGAAATCAAGGCTTTATCAAGCAATGAGACCTCATCAGGATTTGTACTGCCAGAGCCCGAGAAAGTAGCCTCATTTGAAGCACGTACTCCTCTGACCCCTAGAGCTCAAAAAGTTGAGGCGCTTGCCAAGAAAGTAGAGGTTGCGAAGCTCCAAAAGCGTGAAGCTAATATCACAAAAATGTCTATTCTTAGGAAATTGAGAGATGCAACAGAAGACGTAAAACAAAGTAAACTTGCCCTAGAAGAAGCGCTGAACAAAGTTGAAATGGCAAACAGAAAGCAATTTGCTGCTGAAGAGGCAATTCGCAAATGGAAGCCGGAGAATGATCAGGAGGGACAGACACCATATTATGCAACTAGGTTTAATAGTTTCCATATGCACCAACCTGATACCGATCAAGATTCTCCACTAAATGAAATGAGGAATTCCAATCTAGCTAATGATGATCCAAAGCCTATCTTACGATCAACAGTTTCAATGCGTGACGTACTCAGCAGGAAGCAAGTTCTGAAGGAAGACTATGTAATGGCAAGACCAACAGAGGGCCGTGAAGAACGACAGAAGGTGGCATTAAGTCAAATGCTCCATGAACTGAGAGAAGATCTAACATTTCATCCAAGAACTGAGAAAGATTCAAATGATCAAAAGCAATTGTTTACGCAAAGGAGAAAGTTCGGGTTCATTCACATATCCTTGCCTATGACAAAACCAAGTAAGAAAAAGACTCAAGATTTCAACAATGTGATGCATTAG
- the LOC110625374 gene encoding 5-amino-6-(5-phospho-D-ribitylamino)uracil phosphatase, chloroplastic isoform X1, which yields MECSCSNFRSSSSLLLSPSTPSSRLPHSLFASKLRLSQKLKFQNRLVIRNACGFDENGSGNGFPITPNNLFMQEAIGAEYGEGFETFRQDGLLKVDVDFLNDRLQEGFLKRIRYAMKPDEAYGLIFSWDNVVADTRAMKLNVWKQLASEEGKEIPDDGHAQRLMLYAGADHVLHKVLHWETAENEIDRLKLRLSQLYYDHLLRLRESIEGLKAWLDAVARARIPCAVVSSLDRVNMVGTLERMGLKNYFQAIVTEEDGMESIAHKFLSAALKLDRKPSKCVVFEDDPRGITAAHNCTMMAVALIGAHPAYELVQADLAVASFNELSVINLRRLFANKGSGFMDRQKQIIEKSPSKRKLTVDTIF from the exons ATGGAGTGCAGTTGCAGCAATTTTAGAAGCTCTTCTTCTCTGCTACTCTCTCCCTCTACACCCTCTTCTCGTCTCCCTCACTCTCTCTTCGCTTCCAAGCTCAGATTATCG CAGAAATTAAAGTTTCAGAATCGTTTAGTGATTAGAAACGCTTGTGGGTTCGATGAAAATGGCTCTGGTAATGGATTTCCCATCACCCCCAACAATCTTTTTATGCAAGAG GCAATTGGAGCTGAATATGGAGAAGGATTTGAGACATTTAGACAAGATGGGCTTTTGAAGGTTGATGTG GATTTTTTGAATGATAGACTGCAAGAAGGTTTTCTTAAACGGATACGTTATGCCATGAAACCTGATGAAGCATATGGTCTTATTTTCTCATGGGACAATGTTGTG GCAGATACCCGAGCTATGAAGCTGAATGTGTGGAAGCAGCTTgcatctgaagagg GAAAGGAAATTCCTGATGATGGGCATGCACAAAGGTTGATGTTGTATGCAGGAGCTGATCATGTATTGCATAAG GTATTGCACTGGGAAACAGCAGAAAATGAAATAGATAGATTGAAATTGAGGCTATCACAGCTGTATTATGATCATCTGCTTAGG CTCAGAGAATCCATTGAGGGGCTGAAAGCTTGGCTGGATGCGGTTGCAAGAGCTAGAATTCCGTGTGCTGTTGTTTCAAGTCTAGATCGGGTAAACATGGTTGGGACGCTGGAGCGGATGGGGCTGAAGAACTATTTTCAG GCAATAGTGACCGAGGAAGATGGCATGGAGTCAATAGCTCATAAGTTTCTTTCTGCAGCACTGAAG CTGGATCGGAAACCGTCCAAATGTGTGGTGTTTGAGGATGATCCCAGAGGCATAACTGCTGCGCACAACTGTACTATGATGGCCGTGGCATTGATTGGTGCTCATCCTGC GTATGAACTGGTGCAAGCTGATCTTGCAGTTGCGAGCTTCAACGAACTTTCGGTGATCAATCTGCGGAGATTATTTGCTAACAAGGGTTCTGGATTTATGGACAGGCAAAAGCAGATCATAGAGAAATCTCCTTCAAAAAGAAAGCTAACTGTTGACACCATTTTCTGA
- the LOC110625374 gene encoding 5-amino-6-(5-phospho-D-ribitylamino)uracil phosphatase, chloroplastic isoform X2, which translates to MECSCSNFRSSSSLLLSPSTPSSRLPHSLFASKLRLSKLKFQNRLVIRNACGFDENGSGNGFPITPNNLFMQEAIGAEYGEGFETFRQDGLLKVDVDFLNDRLQEGFLKRIRYAMKPDEAYGLIFSWDNVVADTRAMKLNVWKQLASEEGKEIPDDGHAQRLMLYAGADHVLHKVLHWETAENEIDRLKLRLSQLYYDHLLRLRESIEGLKAWLDAVARARIPCAVVSSLDRVNMVGTLERMGLKNYFQAIVTEEDGMESIAHKFLSAALKLDRKPSKCVVFEDDPRGITAAHNCTMMAVALIGAHPAYELVQADLAVASFNELSVINLRRLFANKGSGFMDRQKQIIEKSPSKRKLTVDTIF; encoded by the exons ATGGAGTGCAGTTGCAGCAATTTTAGAAGCTCTTCTTCTCTGCTACTCTCTCCCTCTACACCCTCTTCTCGTCTCCCTCACTCTCTCTTCGCTTCCAAGCTCAGATTATCG AAATTAAAGTTTCAGAATCGTTTAGTGATTAGAAACGCTTGTGGGTTCGATGAAAATGGCTCTGGTAATGGATTTCCCATCACCCCCAACAATCTTTTTATGCAAGAG GCAATTGGAGCTGAATATGGAGAAGGATTTGAGACATTTAGACAAGATGGGCTTTTGAAGGTTGATGTG GATTTTTTGAATGATAGACTGCAAGAAGGTTTTCTTAAACGGATACGTTATGCCATGAAACCTGATGAAGCATATGGTCTTATTTTCTCATGGGACAATGTTGTG GCAGATACCCGAGCTATGAAGCTGAATGTGTGGAAGCAGCTTgcatctgaagagg GAAAGGAAATTCCTGATGATGGGCATGCACAAAGGTTGATGTTGTATGCAGGAGCTGATCATGTATTGCATAAG GTATTGCACTGGGAAACAGCAGAAAATGAAATAGATAGATTGAAATTGAGGCTATCACAGCTGTATTATGATCATCTGCTTAGG CTCAGAGAATCCATTGAGGGGCTGAAAGCTTGGCTGGATGCGGTTGCAAGAGCTAGAATTCCGTGTGCTGTTGTTTCAAGTCTAGATCGGGTAAACATGGTTGGGACGCTGGAGCGGATGGGGCTGAAGAACTATTTTCAG GCAATAGTGACCGAGGAAGATGGCATGGAGTCAATAGCTCATAAGTTTCTTTCTGCAGCACTGAAG CTGGATCGGAAACCGTCCAAATGTGTGGTGTTTGAGGATGATCCCAGAGGCATAACTGCTGCGCACAACTGTACTATGATGGCCGTGGCATTGATTGGTGCTCATCCTGC GTATGAACTGGTGCAAGCTGATCTTGCAGTTGCGAGCTTCAACGAACTTTCGGTGATCAATCTGCGGAGATTATTTGCTAACAAGGGTTCTGGATTTATGGACAGGCAAAAGCAGATCATAGAGAAATCTCCTTCAAAAAGAAAGCTAACTGTTGACACCATTTTCTGA
- the LOC110625180 gene encoding uroporphyrinogen decarboxylase, translating into MSCICSISSISSFSALSSSSRKSVPKPSIVHCSLPGTVVEPKAASVAEPLLLNAVRGEDVERPPVWLMRQAGRYMKSYQIICEKYPSFRERSENVDLVVEISLQPWNVFKPDGVILFSDILTPLSGMNIPFDIVKGKGPVIFNPLRTATDVDQVREFVPEESVPYVGESLTILRKEVDNKAAVLGFVGAPFTLASYVVEGGSSKHFSKIKRLAFSEPKVLHALLQKFAISMAKYIQYQADNGAQAVQIFDSWATELSPVDFEEFSLPYLKQIVNTVRETHPTLPLILYASGSGGLLERLALTGVDVVSLDWTVDMAEGRRRLGPDMAVQGNVDPGVLFGSKEFITNRINDVVRKAGKGKHILNLGHGIVVGTPEENVAHFFEIAKGIRY; encoded by the exons ATGTCTTGCATTTGTAGCATTAGTTCAATCTCTTCTTTCTCTGCTCTCTCCTCTTCTTCAAGAAAATCTGTACCTAAGCCTTCAATTGTTCACTGCTCCCTCCCAG GGACGGTGGTGGAACCGAAGGCTGCCTCCGTGGCTGAACCCTTGTTGCTTAATGCTGTTAGAGGAGAAGATGTTGAAAGACCGCCAGTTTGGCTTATGAGGCAAGCAGGGAGGTACATGAAG AGTTACCAAATAATTTGTGAGAAGTATCCTTCATTTCGTGAAAGATCAGAAAATGTTGATCTTGTAGTGGAAATTTCTCTACAGCCTTGGAATGTTTTTAAGCCAGATGGG GTTATTTTATTCTCAGACATTCTTACTCCACTTTCTGGGATGAACATACCTTTTGACATTGTGAAAGGAAAAGGCCCTGTTATATTCAATCCTTTACGCACTGCCACAGATGTTGATCAAGTAAGAGAATTTGTTCCAGAGGAGTCAGTTCCATATGTTGGAGAATCATTGACAATCCTTCGAAAAGAG GTGGATAATAAGGCTGCAGTGCTTGGCTTTGTTGGGGCTCCTTTTACGCTGGCATCATATGTTGTCGAAGGTGGTTCATCAAAGcacttttcaaaaataaaaagattagcTTTCTCTGAGCCTAAG GTACTTCATGCATTGCTTCAGAAATTTGCAATCTCAATGGCAAAATACATTCAATATCAAGCTGATAATGGAGCTCAAGCTGTTCAAATCTTTGACTCATGGGCCACAGAACTTAGCCCGGTTGATTTTGAGGAGTTTAGTCTTCCATACTTGAAGCAGATTGTGAATACTGTGAGAGAAACGCATCCAACTCTCCCTCTAATTCTCTATGCAAGTGGATCCGGGGGCTTGCTTGAGAGGTTAGCTTTAACGGGTGTAGACGTTGTTAGCTTGGACTGGACAGTGGATATGGCTGAAGGTAGAAGACGACTGGGACCCGATATGGCAGTTCAGGGAAATGTAGATCCTGGTGTTCTTTTCGGCTCAAAGGAGTTTATCACGAATCGGATAAATGATGTTGTGAGAAAAGCTGGTAAGGGGAAACATATATTGAATCTTGGTCATGGAATTGTAGTTGGCACACCAGAGGAGAATGTTGCTCATTTTTTTGAGATTGCTAAAGGAATTAGATACTAA